In the Candidatus Protochlamydia phocaeensis genome, TGGAAGGCTAATTTGGCGAGCACATGCTCTTCCATTTGAGGAATAGGGATAAGTGCGTAGACCAGGCCATTGGGAAGCTGGGCGGAAAGGAATTGAAGCGCAGAGCTTGAAGGGGCAGGGAATTCGATTGCAGAATTGAGCGTGTTTGCAGAGGCGTGCATGAGCGGACAAAAAGCAGTCAGGGCCATTGAGAGGCAACTGACAAAACGTTGGGATAGGGAACAAGGTTTCATAGATATTCCTATAAATGGGTTAAGGGCGCTTAATAAAATTTAAGGCGGGATCTTAAATTTGTCTGATTAAGGGAAAATAAAGATTGGATTATACCTTAATGAAGTCAGAAATTGCCGCTAAAATTGGCCATTCTTTCAGTCAATCTCTTGCATAACTGATAGCGACAATAAAATTGTCTGGGGATATTTAAATTGAGTGACTTATCAATCTGAATGTTAAGCCTTCCCTTGCCCTTATTTAGGATAAGGGAAAGGCCTAAGCTAAATTCTAGAGGGGGATGGCTGAGCAAGATAGTCTGCACGCAGGGATACTATCACTTTTTTTAGGGCTCAGTTGAAAAAAAGAAGGAGCGGGAGGCGCCTCGAATGAATGGTAATAATTTTTGACAAGATTCCAAATATAATCGGCTCGCTTATTCCGTTTTGTTTTTTTATCCACTCCTTCACTGCCAGGAAAATGGTTCATATCAATTTCTGGGCCGAATGCCAAGTGGACAGGCGTGTGGTTGGCATAGCGTTTCTCGCCTATTTCTTTTTCTACATGTTTAGGAGGAGGCATAAGGTCATAGGTATGAAGAGCGAGGGGATAGAAGTGCGTAGGGTGCTCGGCCTGTTGGGTCATCAGCCAAAACATTTCTAGGCTTTGCGGATCGAAAGGGGCAACCTCTAGTTTGCCTTCGGCTGTCGGCCGGTCTCTTCCACCGCTTGGAGCGACATAGATGCATTGTCCCCCTTGGCTAAGCAGTTCGCTCATTTTCTTCATGGTCCGTTGATTGTGAAGCATTTTTTGCGCTTTCAATTCTGGCGGATGAGTCATATGCTTCTTTGAATAAATGCATAGGAGATTGCGGCCCATGCTCATGGGGATGGCCATGGGATCGGTGATGACGCGGTGTCCGGCAACGAAGATCATTTGTGAGGCAAAGGACGGGTCAATTTTTTCGAGCATTAAACTTAAGACCTGCGGATCAGGCTCTGTTTGATGATTAGCCAGTAAAATGACATTCTCTCCGCGGCTGATTTGCTCCCGCATTTTCTGAATGTGGTCCAGGCCCAAAAGCGTAGATGCCTTAAAGTTAATTAGAGGGCGGATTAAATCCAGACCGAATTGATAATAATCAATGGGATGGCGGATGGCTTGATGAAAAATTTCGAACGGATAGGGATGTTTAAATTGCTGAGCCACTAACTGCAATAACTGTTCAAAGATCTTATTTCCTTCCGCTCTTGAATAGCCGCCTTGATGAATAGCTTTCATATAGCTTTGATAAAATTCTTCAATGATCGGAATCAAGGGGGGAGGAAAAAGACCTTCGCTGAAATATTCAGAGAAGGGGAAATGTTCCTTGACCATATCTTAGACCTCGACTCGTTTATTATTAATGGTTGAGTAAAAATGGAATTCATTTAAATGAAGGCGGTCATCGGTCTCGAAATTCAAATGGGCATTAAGATCTTTTGCCAGTTTAATTAAATAGGACTTGTCAATGTTATTTAAATAGCGGTCTAGTTCTGGATGAACAAGGAGCTTGAGGGCAAATTGCTCATGGCAGGACACAATCTTTTTGAATGCCCGTTCGATTTCAATCGACACGCTCTCATGAGATTTGATTACTCCGCTGCCTGAGCAATAAGGGCAGCCTGTAAACAGCGTCTGCATAAGCGAGCCGCGATTGCGCTGGCGCGTCATTTCAACAAGACCGAATTCGCTCATGCCCAATATTGTGCATTTTGCCGAATCTTCCTTCATGCAGTCTTTCAAACGCTCCAGCACCCGCCGCTGATTTTTTCTTAAGCGCATATCAATAAAATCGCAAATGATCAATCCGCCAATATTGCGTAGGCGTAACTGGCGGGCAATTTCTTCGGCCGCTTCAAGATTGATGCGCACAAGGGATTCCTCGACATCAGCCTTACTAGTACTGCTTCGCCCTGAGTTAACGTCGATGGTATGCATGGCCTCTGTTCGATCAAAAAATAAATAACCTCCGCTTGGCAGCCAGATCTTGCGCCGCAAGGTCTTCTCTATTTCGCGCTCGACATTGAAGCGCTCGAACATAGGAACTTTATCTCGGTAATATTCAATGCGCAAAGGATGCTCGCTTGAATAGCGGCTGTATAGACGTTTACATGTTTGATAGGTGGCATAATCATCCACTAAAAGGCGGTCATAGCGTTTATCGATGGCAGTGATAACAGCCCGCTTGATCAAATCGGACTCGGCATACAAGAGCGTCGGCTCGCTTGCCTTCTGGAAATTTTCCATGATCGTTTGCCAATTATGCAAAAGGTCATGCGCTTCTGCAATTAACATCTCTTGCGTTGCGCTGGCACTGGCCGTCCGGCAGATAAGCCCCATGTCTTTCGGCATTTCAAAAGCGCGAATGAGCTTCTTCAAGCGCTCTCTTGCCACGCGATCTTCTATCTTACGCGAGACACCGCGATGAGAAGAGTTTGGTAATAGCACAAGGTAGCGTCCGGCTATCGAAATATTGGATGTTAAGCGCGCCCCCTTGGATCCAATGGGTTCTTTGACCACCTGAACCAGCACAGGTTGATCCGGCTTCATCAACTGCTCAATGTCCAGATTTTGCTGTTCTTTGTCATTAAGCGTCTTAATATCATAGTCTAAGTCAAAGTCCATATCGAAGAGTTGTTCGAACTTCTTCGTATTTTCAATGATGTCGGAGATGTGAATAAATCCATTTTCGCCTTCATTGATATCAATAAAGGCTGATTGAATGTTATGAAGGATATTTTTAACGCGCCCGCGATAAATATTGCCGGTCAGTTGCCTTTCTTTTTTGCGTTCAATAATTAAATCGCGCAATTCTCCATTTTTTAAAAGAGCATAGCGTGTTTCTTTAGATTCAATATTAAGTAAAATTTCGTGCATTTGCGTCACCTATAGCGTATGACGAAAGACACTCCTCTACCGAAAAGCGGCCAAGTATGGCTTCTTGTTGATTTGATTATCGCTCTTGGTCAACAACATAAGGTGAAGAAAAAGGGTTAATAAATTTAAATGACCGTTTCCTATGCTTTCCACTTGTTTGAAAGTTAATCCACGCTCATTTCCGTGCTCGAACGATAAAATGCTGTCGCTATTGAAGGGAATGGCAATAATGGGAAAAACCAGCTCCGCCCCTGTTAAATGAGAGTAAAATAACCCATTATGATGAGTCTCAATGGGCAATGCAGTCGCACTCTCAGATGACGATGTGACGGTTAAGGGGTTGACCAAACTTTTCATTCCATTCATTAAAACATGTTCATCTTAGTCGGACTAAAGAAGCTGAATAAATCACTTGCGCCCTTATGATGTTTAATTATTTCTGCGGTAAGAGGTAGAGTCCCAGTCTTTTAGTTTATCTCTTGAGTTGTTTTTATTCCATTTAATGATAAATGGGTTGCTTAGTACAGAAGTTTTAATTATCCATTTTTAACCTATTCCACTAACGGGATAGTCGCATAGGTTTTGAAGGATATAAGCATGCGTAGAGGTCCGGCAGGCCGGGCATCTGCGGATGGCTATATCTTAAAGGGACTTGTCAGGCTCTACTATATGACGCCGTCTCCAATTAAATCCTTCCGTATTTAAAAGTTTAAGCGATTGTAGCGTTCTTTTCTAGTAAAAAATAAGATTGTCGATTAAAGAATTAAATCACGGAAACATTGAGGCAACCGAGAGAATTTGTTGGCAAAAAAACAGCAAGTATCCTAAAATAAACTACTTTATAAAGTCATTTATCCTCAAAAAAGACCCCATTCATGGATGACGCTTTTAAGATATATGTTGATCAGCTGCGCGACGGGCAGGAAAAGAAAATAAAAGAAAGCTTGTCCCCGGACTTTTTAGATGTCCATGAAACCGATTTGGGTTTTAAAAAAAATGTTGAATTAGAGGGAGTGTCTTATTTAGCGGATCAAGAGCTAATTTTGCACTGGAATATTCAGGCAGAAGCCTTGATTCCTTGCTCTATTTGCAATGAAATGGTTCCCGTAGACATAAAAATCCGGGATTTTTATCACAGCGAACCTTTGGCAGACATCAAAGGAGCGGTTTTTAATTTTAAAGATCTGTTACGAGAAACCATTTTATTAGAAATTCCTGCTTTTGCAGAGTGCAATCAAGGAAATTGTCCTAAACGGCAAGAAGTAGCAAAATATTTAAAAGAGCCTACTCAAGATCAATCGGAAGACGAAGAGGGTTATCAACCTTTTGCCGATTTGGATTGGAAGCAATAAGTTAAAAATAGAATGAGAATATTGAGGAGACATTAACCATGGCTGTGCCACGTAACCGTATGTCAAATGCACGTAAAAATTCAAAGCGTGCTCATCATGCAAAAAAGCCTAAGAATTTATCCGTATGTAGCAATTGTGGAACACCACGTTTGTCGCATTATAGCTGCCAAGCTTGCGGAACTTATGCTGATCGTACTCCAGCAACTAAGGAAGCCCAATAAGCGCCTCATAGGAGTAAATCTGCTTGCGCATCGGAGTTGATTTAATGGGGAGCGAAAGCTCTCCAACTATTCTTTTTGAGTCCGTATGGCAAGCTGCCCAAAAGCTGCCAACTATCACGTTTGTTGTTTTGGCTACCAAAACGGTCATTGATGCCATTTGGTCCCAAGACCATCTTCCCTCTCAACTCTCGCGCTGCGGCGCGCGCATTGAATGTCATGCCGTCTCAGACATCATTGAGATGCACGACGAGCCTATAAAAGCGATTCGTGAGAAAAAAAATTCGTCTCTTGTTGTTGGCCTTCGCCTTTTGAAAAAACATCATCTAAACGCCTTTATCTCGGCTGGCAATACAGGTGCTTTGATTGCGGGAGCTGCCTTATCTTTGCCTTTGCTTCCCGGCATTAAGCGCCCGGCTCTTCTGGCAACTTTACCGACAGAGAAAGGGGATGTCGCTGTCTTAGATGTAGGAGGCAACGTCTCTTGCAAAGCCTCTCATTTAGTCCAATTCGCCCAAATGGGAGCGGCCTACCAGCGCTGCTATCAGGGAATTGAGCGGCCAAGAGTCGGACTGCTCAATATTGGAGTCGAATCAAAAAAGGGAACGTCCGAGGTTAGGCAGGCTTATCAGCTCCTGCAAGCTTTGGCGGAAAACCCTTCTCAACGCATGCAATTTATTGGAAATATTGAAGGGCGCGAAGTCTTCTTGGGTCAAGCCGATGTTTTAGTGACGGATGGTTTTACGGGAAATGTCCTGCTCAAGGCTTCGGAGGGCGTGTCGTTTTTTCTATTAGACCAGCTAAGGCATGTATTGAAAGATTTGCCTGCAGAAAAGCAAGCGTCCATTTTGCACGATCTCCGCCATCAATTTGATTATGAAGAATACAGTGGGGCAATTGTCTGCGGCGTCGATTGCGTGGCTGTCAAATGTCATGGAAAATCCTCTGTCAAGGGATTGTTCAATGGAATCATGGGGGCCATTTCCCTGGTTCAAAACGGATTCATTCGTCAAATCAAACATCAGCTTATCTTGTCCGGCCAGTGCGAATCCTAAAAGTCTTTTTGTTCTTAGAAATCTGAGTTTAGAATTTTTTTTGCCTTTTCGACTGCGTCAAAGGCCCGGAGATGAACAAATGGCAAGAGCTTCAGGTCAGTCCAAAGGGCAAAAACTCCAAACTTCGGTTAGAAGGGGTATTAGAACCGCCGTCTGCTAGGACAGGATTCTATGCGCGGAATTAAGCTTGCGGCAAAGCGTTTTGCAAAATTTTTTGAGCTTCTTGTAAATCAAGGTCGGACTGATTGAAGCGCACGGGAGGGGCAAATTGCACGCGGACGGTGCTGAAGGGTTTGGGAAGCCTTAAGCGGTCCCACGTTTTAAATTCCCAGAAATGCGTTGCCTCCCAATTCAAGGGGAAGACATAAGCTTGGGTCTCCAAAGCAGCCATGGCCAGGCCCGGTTTAAGAGTATAGCGGGGGCCTCGCGGCCCGTCTGGCGTGACGGCGACGATTTCTTTTTTTTCTTCAATGCGGTGGATAAGCTCGCGCAGCGCCTGATGGCGCGAGTGGTGAGGTACGCGAATCGTCCTGCCGGCTTTATAGGAATGGACAAAGGTGCTGATAAGTTCGCCGTCGCGGCTGTTGCTGATAAAAGCAGCGTAGATAAAGCGCGGCGTAAAGCGATGCAGGATAAAGGGGGCGATGGCCAAACGATTGTGCCATAACATGAGAACGCATTTGTCTTGCGATGCGATCTCGCAAAAGCGCTCAAGCCCTTGCACTTCCCAACGGCAGGTCCAAAGAAGAAGATTGAGAAGGCCTTTTCCAACAGTCGCTAAAAAGAGCGAAAGCGTTTTATATACGCTGTCTTTCCAGATGTGTTTCAGTCTTTTTAGCATATGAGCAGCTCCTCGATCGCCTTTGAAGCCGCTTCATTAGGCTGGCAGCTTCCCAGTTGGTTGTGCAAGGCCATGCATTCTTCCTTCAGCTTTTGGCGCAGATTTTCATCAAAATGCAGGGCTGCCAGCTTATTAAGTAACGCTTGCGTATCCAATTGCCTGCCGATCAATTCGGGGAAGACTTCCTTTTGCCGCAAGATATTGACGATGCAATAATGCGGGAGGTTGAGGCGTAGAACATATTTGGCGACAAAGTAGTTGAAAGAGGTCAGCGTATAGAGGATCAAGCTGGGTTTGCAGTGAAGGGCCAATTCCAGTGAGACTGTTCCTGATTTAGCCAGGGCTGTGCGGCTGTCGCGCATCAATTCATAATTGAATTGAGAAGGGGTGAGATAGATGTCCTGATTTAATTGCAGACTGCTTTGCGAGATTGCTTGTTCCAGGGCCGGCTTTAATTCTTCATGCGCACAAGATAGAGCGAATAGGAGCTGCGGATGGCGTCTTTTCAATAGCGCAGCTGTCTGCAGCTGCTGGGCTGTGTGCCGGATGATCTCGCCTTTGCGGCTTCCTGGAAAAATGGCAATTAAATCAGAAGAGGAGGGGATTCCTACCCGTTGCATCCAGTTGTCTTGATATGAATGACGGGCTAGATTTTCCACTAAAGGATTGCCGATGTATTGAACTTTTAGAGGAGTATGGGCAAAATAGGCAGCTTCAAAGGGATAAATGGTCAAAAGCAAGTCCAATGTCTGCACCATTGTTTTAATGCGATGTTTCCCATGCGCCCAGACTGTTGGACAGATGTATTGCACTATTTTGCCTTTAAATCCCTTCTTTCGCAGAGCG is a window encoding:
- the rpmF gene encoding 50S ribosomal protein L32; protein product: MAVPRNRMSNARKNSKRAHHAKKPKNLSVCSNCGTPRLSHYSCQACGTYADRTPATKEAQ
- a CDS encoding 1-acyl-sn-glycerol-3-phosphate acyltransferase produces the protein MVKEHFPFSEYFSEGLFPPPLIPIIEEFYQSYMKAIHQGGYSRAEGNKIFEQLLQLVAQQFKHPYPFEIFHQAIRHPIDYYQFGLDLIRPLINFKASTLLGLDHIQKMREQISRGENVILLANHQTEPDPQVLSLMLEKIDPSFASQMIFVAGHRVITDPMAIPMSMGRNLLCIYSKKHMTHPPELKAQKMLHNQRTMKKMSELLSQGGQCIYVAPSGGRDRPTAEGKLEVAPFDPQSLEMFWLMTQQAEHPTHFYPLALHTYDLMPPPKHVEKEIGEKRYANHTPVHLAFGPEIDMNHFPGSEGVDKKTKRNKRADYIWNLVKNYYHSFEAPPAPSFFQLSPKKSDSIPACRLSCSAIPL
- the plsX gene encoding phosphate acyltransferase PlsX yields the protein MRIGVDLMGSESSPTILFESVWQAAQKLPTITFVVLATKTVIDAIWSQDHLPSQLSRCGARIECHAVSDIIEMHDEPIKAIREKKNSSLVVGLRLLKKHHLNAFISAGNTGALIAGAALSLPLLPGIKRPALLATLPTEKGDVAVLDVGGNVSCKASHLVQFAQMGAAYQRCYQGIERPRVGLLNIGVESKKGTSEVRQAYQLLQALAENPSQRMQFIGNIEGREVFLGQADVLVTDGFTGNVLLKASEGVSFFLLDQLRHVLKDLPAEKQASILHDLRHQFDYEEYSGAIVCGVDCVAVKCHGKSSVKGLFNGIMGAISLVQNGFIRQIKHQLILSGQCES
- a CDS encoding lysophospholipid acyltransferase family protein; this encodes MLKRLKHIWKDSVYKTLSLFLATVGKGLLNLLLWTCRWEVQGLERFCEIASQDKCVLMLWHNRLAIAPFILHRFTPRFIYAAFISNSRDGELISTFVHSYKAGRTIRVPHHSRHQALRELIHRIEEKKEIVAVTPDGPRGPRYTLKPGLAMAALETQAYVFPLNWEATHFWEFKTWDRLRLPKPFSTVRVQFAPPVRFNQSDLDLQEAQKILQNALPQA
- a CDS encoding Rne/Rng family ribonuclease, producing the protein MHEILLNIESKETRYALLKNGELRDLIIERKKERQLTGNIYRGRVKNILHNIQSAFIDINEGENGFIHISDIIENTKKFEQLFDMDFDLDYDIKTLNDKEQQNLDIEQLMKPDQPVLVQVVKEPIGSKGARLTSNISIAGRYLVLLPNSSHRGVSRKIEDRVARERLKKLIRAFEMPKDMGLICRTASASATQEMLIAEAHDLLHNWQTIMENFQKASEPTLLYAESDLIKRAVITAIDKRYDRLLVDDYATYQTCKRLYSRYSSEHPLRIEYYRDKVPMFERFNVEREIEKTLRRKIWLPSGGYLFFDRTEAMHTIDVNSGRSSTSKADVEESLVRINLEAAEEIARQLRLRNIGGLIICDFIDMRLRKNQRRVLERLKDCMKEDSAKCTILGMSEFGLVEMTRQRNRGSLMQTLFTGCPYCSGSGVIKSHESVSIEIERAFKKIVSCHEQFALKLLVHPELDRYLNNIDKSYLIKLAKDLNAHLNFETDDRLHLNEFHFYSTINNKRVEV
- a CDS encoding YceD family protein; amino-acid sequence: MDDAFKIYVDQLRDGQEKKIKESLSPDFLDVHETDLGFKKNVELEGVSYLADQELILHWNIQAEALIPCSICNEMVPVDIKIRDFYHSEPLADIKGAVFNFKDLLRETILLEIPAFAECNQGNCPKRQEVAKYLKEPTQDQSEDEEGYQPFADLDWKQ
- the lpxB gene encoding lipid-A-disaccharide synthase — translated: MSKCYLFAGEASGDLHGSRLMQALRKRSCFTHFRGVGGPLMRAQHLEIFLKMENFQVMGFSDVLRALPKLWKLFYQVRDDILRTNPACVVLIDYPGFNLRLARALRKKGFKGKIVQYICPTVWAHGKHRIKTMVQTLDLLLTIYPFEAAYFAHTPLKVQYIGNPLVENLARHSYQDNWMQRVGIPSSSDLIAIFPGSRKGEIIRHTAQQLQTAALLKRRHPQLLFALSCAHEELKPALEQAISQSSLQLNQDIYLTPSQFNYELMRDSRTALAKSGTVSLELALHCKPSLILYTLTSFNYFVAKYVLRLNLPHYCIVNILRQKEVFPELIGRQLDTQALLNKLAALHFDENLRQKLKEECMALHNQLGSCQPNEAASKAIEELLIC